A segment of the Rhodothermales bacterium genome:
CGGACGGAGATCTGGACGAGGCGATACGCTATTACCGCCGGGCCGCGGACGACTTCAGCGCCTCCTCCAGCGCACCGATAGCCAGTTACGCAGAAGCATATACCGAACTCTCTCGCGACAATTACGAGGCCGCCTCACGGGCTCTTGAGCGGCTTGCTGAGCGACATCCGGGCTCCAGATACGCGCGCGACATAGGCCTCGGACTCGCCGAGGTCTACTATGAACTTGAGGACTATCCGCGCGCCGTCGCGGAAATCAACCGGCGACTTCCAGTCCTCCAGGGCGACGCACAGGAGCGTGCCACGTTCATGCTCGCCGAGAGCTACAACCAGCTCCGGCGTAGCGATGAGGCGATCCTGAACTACCGGAAGTTCACCGAAGAGAATCCCGAGAGCCCGTACTTTCGCCAAGCGCTTTTCGGATTAGGGTGGAACTATCAATCGGCGGGTGCCCATGAATGGGCGGCCGACGAGTTCGCAAAGGCCGGCGCGGGCTTCTCAGATCTTCTGGCACAGAAGGCCCTGTACTATCAGGCCGCCAATCTGAAGATGGCACGCCAGGAGCGGCGTGCTATCGAACGCTACAAGGAGGTCGTCGACCGCTGGCCCAGTGGCCCTTACGCGGACAAGGCGCTCTTCGAACTCGGCATCACGTACTACCAACTACGACAGTGGTCCGATGCGAACCAGACCTTCAAGAAACTGGTCGATGACTATCGCTCTTCGAGCCTGCTCGATGAGGGGCTGAATCGATTGGGCAGTACGTATATCGCGCTGGGCGATTTTGAGGGTGCATTGAAAGCGTTCAACCAAGCGATCGAACGCAATGCGGCGGAGCCCGAGCTGAGGGCGGAGATCGAGTTCCAGAAAGCATGGCTGCTGTTCCGGAGCGAGCGATACAGCGTTGCAGTTACCGCGCTGATTGATCTATACGAAACGTATCCGAGCCATCCGCGGGCGGAAGATGCACTGTTCTGGGCGGCGGAGAGCTACTATCAGCTGAATCGCCTCGGGCCCGCCAGCGATCTCTTCGGAGAATACCTGGAGACGTACCCGGACGGCAAGAACGTGGATGCGGCGCACTATGCGATCGGCTGGACTCATTTCAGGCGAGGCAGCTACGACGCCGCTGCAACGGAGTTTGATCGGTTCCTTGAGAGCTACCGGGACGAAACGGGCTTCGTCCCGTACCGACACGATGCGAGGCTTCGACTCGCCGATTCATACTACGCACTGAAGCGATATCCCGATGCTGTCCGCATCTATAGCCGCCTTGCTGATGACGGCGACGAGTATGCGATCTACCAGATGGCACAGGCGCTGGCCAACTCCGGACGGACTTTTGAGGCAACCGGCGCGTTTCGACGACTCATCGCGGACTATCCCGACAGCGACTGGCGGGAAGAATCCGAGTACTCGCTCGGATACCTGTTCTTTCAGAATCAGGAGTATGACAATGCGAGGAAGTCCTTTCGAGATCTGATATCGCAGTCGCCGCGAGATCCGCTTGCGGCCAAGGCCCTCTACAGCATCGGAGATACGTACTTCAACGACGGTGACCTCGAAGGCTCGATCCGAGAGTACAAACAGGTACTGGAGCGGTATCCGAACTCTCCTTTCGCGAGTGATGCCGCGGCTTCGATTCAGTTCGCCTTGATGGCCATCGGCGAAGAAGATCGAGCGGTGGCACTCATTGATTCCTTCGCCGCCGCGCATCCAAACTCGCCCGTAATAGACGACCTGCGATTCAAGCAAGCGGAAGTCAAGTATCAGAGCGGGCGGACCGACGATGCATTGTCGGACTTTCAGGTGTTCGTGCGCAATGCTCTGGATCAGAAGTTGCTTCCCGAAGCCTACTACTACCTCGGAGCGATCTTTCTGGAACGGAAGCAGGATGTGGAGGCCGAGTCCTATTTGAAGCAACTCTTCGAGCGGTTTGACCGGAGTTCACGTTGGCCGGATGCCGCGCGCAACCTTGGCAATCTCTACCTGCGCAATCGACGATACGAGGAAGCGCTGACAGTATTCAAACAGCTGGAGGACCGGGCGGGAGACAACAAGCGGCAGATAACCCAGGCGCGTTACGGGCAAAGCGTGGCCCTCATGAATCTGGGCCGCCTGCGTGAAGCTGAGCGCCTGGTGAAACGTACAGTCGACGATGCGCCAGACTCGCCGGAGTCGGTTCCTGCATTGCTCGGTCTGGCTCAGATCTACGACCGAGAGGATCGAGTTCAGGAAGCCGACGCGATGTACCGTCGCGTGGTCTCGCTAAGTCGGGATGAGTCGGGCGCCGAGGCCTTGACGCGACTGGGACAGATGCTCCTTCGCACGGGTAACCCGCGCAGCGCTATCGAGGAACTTGGCAGGACGCCGATCCTCTACTCCGGCTTCGCGGAATGGATTGCACGCGGCTACATGACGCAGGGCAAGGCCTTCGAACAGCTTGGAGAACGGGGCGAGGCTGCACGCATGTACGACACCGTAATAGATCAGTATCCCGGAAGCGGATTCGCTGACGAAGCGCGCCGGGCGAAAGACAACCTTCAGCGATAGATGACCATGCACATGCGTAAGGTTGGCAATATCATCCAGTCGAATGTTATCCTGCTGCTCGTGACAGGGATTGTGCTAATGGTCCCCAATGTGGCCGCGCAGGATCGTGGTCAGGAAGATCAACCCGTTCTTCCCGATCTGGCCCCCCGCGAAGTCGAAA
Coding sequences within it:
- a CDS encoding tetratricopeptide repeat protein, which produces MLNWISPLRRHRRWSGRSSGILLLLLVTASSGLAPHDGRAQPVLPIAEEEYQDAYRLFMDRLFASSVDAFRDFRESHPESAHAPDAMYYEAASALGLGRSDEAAVLFERFNTRYPAHPLRYEAKLALGRWYFDTGDYRGAIDNFQQVLDTKASYDLQAKSLFWMGEAAAADGDLDEAIRYYRRAADDFSASSSAPIASYAEAYTELSRDNYEAASRALERLAERHPGSRYARDIGLGLAEVYYELEDYPRAVAEINRRLPVLQGDAQERATFMLAESYNQLRRSDEAILNYRKFTEENPESPYFRQALFGLGWNYQSAGAHEWAADEFAKAGAGFSDLLAQKALYYQAANLKMARQERRAIERYKEVVDRWPSGPYADKALFELGITYYQLRQWSDANQTFKKLVDDYRSSSLLDEGLNRLGSTYIALGDFEGALKAFNQAIERNAAEPELRAEIEFQKAWLLFRSERYSVAVTALIDLYETYPSHPRAEDALFWAAESYYQLNRLGPASDLFGEYLETYPDGKNVDAAHYAIGWTHFRRGSYDAAATEFDRFLESYRDETGFVPYRHDARLRLADSYYALKRYPDAVRIYSRLADDGDEYAIYQMAQALANSGRTFEATGAFRRLIADYPDSDWREESEYSLGYLFFQNQEYDNARKSFRDLISQSPRDPLAAKALYSIGDTYFNDGDLEGSIREYKQVLERYPNSPFASDAAASIQFALMAIGEEDRAVALIDSFAAAHPNSPVIDDLRFKQAEVKYQSGRTDDALSDFQVFVRNALDQKLLPEAYYYLGAIFLERKQDVEAESYLKQLFERFDRSSRWPDAARNLGNLYLRNRRYEEALTVFKQLEDRAGDNKRQITQARYGQSVALMNLGRLREAERLVKRTVDDAPDSPESVPALLGLAQIYDREDRVQEADAMYRRVVSLSRDESGAEALTRLGQMLLRTGNPRSAIEELGRTPILYSGFAEWIARGYMTQGKAFEQLGERGEAARMYDTVIDQYPGSGFADEARRAKDNLQR